A genome region from Psychrobacter jeotgali includes the following:
- a CDS encoding cation:proton antiporter: protein MLENYNLLLLSSGVTFLLGALFPLVFKRSPISLPMMQISFGVMLGYWWTSLVFLRPLDDGLIIEKLTEILVLISLVSAGIKIDTPWSWQTWRPTARLLLITMPVCIFAMAVLGYYTFGLTVGAAVLLGAMLAPTDPVLAASVQVGPPNTGGEDITHLTLTSEAGLNDGLAFPFVYLAIKIAEAHSKGDRFTGQLLWSWFTHDVLWQIGAGFAVGVVVGKLLAKVVFSQRACETTISQGYLVIALTLITYGIAEYVNSYGFIAVFVAAFVFRRSEFENDYHQKLHDFAEQSEGLMMSFMIVTLGILLGQELRIGVEIPWQVYMISFVFLILIRPIGGIIALTGLDMQRTEKYAIAALGIRGIGTLYYLSYALNQGYFNDDDATKLWIVASIIIFVSIFFHGISAPWLLNMTPDKSDK, encoded by the coding sequence ATGCTTGAAAATTATAATTTACTCTTACTAAGTAGCGGTGTAACGTTTTTACTAGGGGCATTGTTTCCACTGGTGTTTAAGCGTAGCCCTATCTCATTACCTATGATGCAGATAAGCTTTGGGGTAATGCTGGGCTACTGGTGGACCAGTTTGGTATTTTTAAGGCCATTAGATGACGGTCTAATTATTGAAAAGCTCACTGAAATTCTAGTACTGATATCCTTGGTTAGTGCGGGTATTAAGATTGACACTCCATGGTCTTGGCAAACATGGCGACCTACAGCGCGTCTACTGCTTATCACTATGCCTGTCTGCATTTTTGCGATGGCGGTTTTAGGTTATTATACTTTTGGTTTAACTGTAGGCGCAGCGGTGTTACTTGGTGCTATGCTTGCACCTACTGATCCGGTCTTGGCTGCTAGCGTTCAGGTAGGACCGCCCAATACTGGCGGTGAAGATATCACTCATTTAACGCTGACTTCTGAAGCTGGTCTGAATGATGGTTTGGCTTTTCCTTTTGTCTATCTGGCTATTAAGATTGCAGAAGCTCATAGTAAAGGTGATAGATTTACCGGCCAACTACTTTGGTCATGGTTTACTCATGATGTGTTGTGGCAAATTGGCGCAGGTTTCGCTGTAGGCGTAGTTGTTGGTAAACTGTTAGCTAAAGTCGTGTTCTCGCAGCGAGCTTGTGAGACCACAATATCTCAAGGTTATCTCGTTATTGCCTTGACTTTAATAACCTACGGAATAGCCGAATACGTTAACAGCTATGGATTTATTGCCGTCTTTGTTGCCGCTTTTGTGTTTCGCCGTTCAGAATTTGAAAATGACTATCATCAAAAATTGCACGACTTTGCTGAACAATCAGAGGGGCTGATGATGTCATTTATGATTGTGACTTTGGGTATCCTTTTGGGACAAGAGCTGCGAATAGGGGTTGAGATACCTTGGCAGGTCTATATGATAAGCTTTGTGTTTTTGATATTGATACGACCTATCGGCGGCATTATTGCCCTGACAGGGCTTGACATGCAGCGTACCGAAAAATATGCGATTGCAGCGCTCGGTATTCGCGGTATTGGTACCTTGTATTATCTATCTTATGCGCTCAATCAAGGTTACTTCAATGACGACGATGCTACTAAACTATGGATTGTAGCTTCCATTATTATCTTTGTATCTATCTTTTTTCATGGTATCAGTGCGCCGTGGTTGTTAAATATGACGCCAGATAAATCAGATAAGTAG
- a CDS encoding serine hydrolase domain-containing protein — protein sequence MTNNHKKNSDDNSKNINPNIQQQLQQVLTDLQLDDAPAGGALVVYQAGECIAQTSVGMAQTNKPWQADTLSLNFSTGKGVLATLTHVLVSQQLLDYDTPIAHYWSEFATNGKADITLRALMLHQADLFAINSIDADSEALLNWQAMKEKVAAMSPIKPDQHQKYESAYSALVYGWILGALIEAVTDMTLAQALRHYLTEPLGIADSCYFGVPASKVDEVAKLVKDFETANESADQDSELRSKRHKPTLKPDSEQTLATYANLPSYNCWQKLATDSAADLANEKLTAIQINRLYFDHSAINANNYRAALVPANRQPIDYHNSQTMQAIIPAANGVASARALAIIYAMLANGGTWNGKTLIDSDTFAELSTPQVSGMDAVMPVNMNWRLGYHQLFSVCTDTEDGFGHMGYNGSVAWCEPTRKLSFAFVHNFDVTMLNDIRQFVLTEALLEMIDETGD from the coding sequence ATGACCAATAACCATAAAAAGAACAGCGACGACAACAGTAAAAATATTAATCCCAACATCCAGCAGCAGTTACAACAGGTATTGACCGATTTGCAGCTAGATGACGCCCCAGCAGGCGGTGCCTTAGTGGTTTATCAAGCTGGTGAATGTATCGCACAAACCAGCGTTGGTATGGCGCAGACTAATAAGCCATGGCAGGCGGATACCTTGTCGCTGAATTTCTCTACTGGTAAAGGGGTTTTGGCAACGCTCACTCATGTACTGGTATCGCAGCAACTGTTAGATTACGATACGCCCATTGCGCATTATTGGTCTGAATTTGCAACCAATGGTAAAGCAGATATTACACTGCGGGCGCTGATGCTCCATCAAGCGGATTTATTTGCTATTAATTCCATCGATGCTGATAGCGAGGCGTTGCTTAATTGGCAGGCGATGAAAGAAAAAGTCGCTGCGATGTCGCCAATTAAGCCTGACCAGCACCAAAAGTACGAGTCTGCTTATAGCGCACTGGTTTATGGCTGGATATTGGGCGCTTTGATAGAAGCGGTAACTGATATGACCTTAGCTCAGGCGCTACGTCATTATTTGACCGAGCCGCTCGGTATTGCTGATAGCTGCTATTTTGGGGTTCCGGCTTCCAAAGTAGATGAGGTGGCTAAATTGGTTAAGGACTTTGAGACCGCTAATGAAAGCGCTGATCAGGACTCAGAGCTGCGCAGCAAACGCCATAAACCGACGTTAAAGCCTGATTCTGAGCAGACCTTAGCGACTTATGCCAATTTGCCAAGTTATAACTGTTGGCAAAAACTAGCTACTGACAGCGCTGCTGATCTGGCAAATGAGAAATTGACCGCCATTCAAATTAATCGTTTATATTTTGACCATAGTGCTATAAATGCCAATAATTATAGAGCGGCGTTAGTACCGGCCAATAGACAACCTATCGACTATCATAATAGCCAAACCATGCAAGCGATCATTCCAGCGGCCAATGGGGTGGCATCTGCTAGAGCGCTCGCCATTATTTATGCGATGCTGGCAAATGGCGGCACGTGGAATGGTAAAACGCTAATTGATAGTGATACATTTGCAGAACTATCGACGCCGCAAGTGAGCGGCATGGATGCAGTTATGCCGGTCAATATGAATTGGCGCTTGGGTTACCATCAATTATTTAGCGTTTGTACAGATACTGAAGATGGTTTTGGACATATGGGTTACAACGGCTCAGTCGCTTGGTGTGAGCCAACTCGTAAGTTGTCGTTTGCCTTTGTACATAACTTTGATGTGACCATGCTGAATGATATTCGCCAGTTTGTCTTAACTGAGGCATTGCTTGAAATGATTGATGAAACCGGCGATTAA
- a CDS encoding phosphatase PAP2/dual specificity phosphatase family protein — translation MKRIQNLAISLGLFALLYSLTNSYAEKIFFANQTKHFHTSSHLPQVKVYVLATAIDTHIPFIASMIVPYSWSITLFCASFFMVKTPRQLSLLTQRLVLATLLACTVFYLLPARFSFERPFIDNWTQLGYQFLSVTDKPFNQLPSLHVTYALLLGITLWPITRVNNELLTSTYRLLLFGICSLIIASTVFTYQHHLLDIVGGFLLAAVVLIGVKTLRSYLVLKYITIAITGFLLLATTGFFLSLSFSVVIEALFFVFALYWLISFLRVAWFYQTPDQIRNKHCFKKDKQGRLSLMTWVKFAPLLLSYRLLAYLGQRYELRGLNKGNCRLSTDKIPSLYRFIHNLQPYYITDCIYAIATPRLATANIAHYIALTITKSDIKQIIIVDLAAEVPSHFLTLKRAIKNNLDAPPNMSVTLDYLYLPLLDLQSLDEINPQDLIHLFVQLDQLLLTKQIIKGKIMINFHCVMGLSRSVALQVLYLLYCGKLTPANYLLWLSEHYPNAHINDDYLPKSIVEHMAFAKTHKKTL, via the coding sequence GTGAAACGTATACAAAATTTAGCAATTTCTTTAGGGCTATTTGCTCTGCTGTATTCACTGACTAATAGCTATGCCGAAAAAATATTTTTTGCCAATCAAACTAAGCATTTTCATACATCCAGTCACCTGCCGCAGGTAAAGGTTTATGTATTAGCTACTGCAATCGACACTCATATCCCTTTTATCGCAAGCATGATTGTACCTTATAGCTGGTCAATTACTCTATTTTGCGCCAGTTTTTTTATGGTAAAAACGCCGCGGCAGCTATCTTTATTGACGCAAAGACTGGTTTTAGCCACTCTTTTGGCCTGCACTGTCTTTTATTTGCTCCCAGCTAGATTTAGCTTTGAGCGTCCTTTTATCGATAACTGGACCCAGCTTGGCTATCAATTTTTGAGTGTGACGGACAAACCTTTTAATCAACTCCCTTCCTTACATGTCACTTATGCGCTACTATTAGGCATCACATTATGGCCGATTACCAGAGTAAATAATGAGCTTTTAACATCTACTTATCGCCTGCTGTTGTTTGGTATTTGTAGCTTAATCATCGCCTCTACGGTATTTACTTATCAGCATCATCTACTAGATATTGTCGGTGGCTTTTTATTAGCCGCCGTGGTTTTGATAGGGGTAAAAACATTACGTAGCTATTTGGTGCTTAAATATATAACCATCGCTATCACCGGGTTTTTACTGCTTGCTACGACTGGGTTTTTTCTAAGCTTATCTTTTAGCGTAGTCATCGAAGCGCTGTTTTTTGTATTCGCTTTATATTGGCTGATCAGCTTTTTAAGGGTGGCTTGGTTTTATCAAACCCCCGATCAAATCCGGAATAAACATTGCTTTAAAAAAGATAAGCAGGGCCGTTTGAGCTTAATGACTTGGGTTAAATTTGCGCCATTACTGCTAAGCTATCGTTTGCTAGCATATTTAGGACAGCGCTATGAGTTACGCGGGTTAAACAAAGGTAATTGCAGGCTGAGTACTGATAAAATACCCAGCTTATATCGCTTTATACATAACCTACAGCCCTACTATATTACAGATTGTATTTATGCCATAGCCACGCCGCGCTTGGCAACTGCTAATATCGCCCATTATATAGCTCTGACTATTACCAAAAGCGATATTAAACAAATTATCATAGTCGACCTTGCCGCAGAAGTACCCAGTCATTTTTTAACCTTAAAAAGAGCTATTAAAAACAATCTCGATGCGCCACCAAATATGTCAGTGACGCTAGATTATCTGTATTTGCCGTTATTAGATTTGCAATCTTTGGATGAGATTAACCCTCAAGATTTAATCCATTTATTTGTACAGCTAGATCAATTATTACTTACTAAACAGATAATTAAAGGCAAAATAATGATCAACTTTCACTGCGTTATGGGATTGTCTCGCAGCGTGGCGCTACAGGTTTTGTATCTGCTTTACTGCGGCAAATTAACGCCTGCTAATTATTTATTGTGGCTAAGCGAGCACTACCCAAACGCGCATATTAACGATGATTATTTACCAAAATCTATAGTAGAGCATATGGCTTTTGCGAAAACACACAAGAAGACGTTATGA
- a CDS encoding phosphatidate cytidylyltransferase — protein MTLASDQFFIVFIVTINTIVWVLFFIPQNRRKLPKIYLIARSWWWMLALLFSSYLLSIYTPFWWLLDALFVVIGLRGGYEIVRLLRHDSKIKFIAKLKRQQDKEAQESNAGITVIPVTNAAIPTKRFRSISLLDIGFLIVFIGLIASLILLSRLTIIREQPGVLLFVLFASQFNDIAQYLCGRWMGNRWFKRKLAPIISPNKTIEGALLGSLLSASLATVLGLWLTPFSALVCFGIAYFLAVSGIAGDLFESAFKRRHGIKDTGTMLAGHGGILDRVDSLLLGVPVFTVVYWLLG, from the coding sequence ATGACCCTTGCCTCAGACCAATTTTTCATCGTCTTTATCGTGACCATAAATACGATTGTATGGGTATTATTTTTTATACCGCAAAATCGCCGCAAGCTGCCCAAAATTTACTTGATCGCGCGCTCGTGGTGGTGGATGCTGGCGTTGTTGTTCTCAAGCTACTTATTAAGCATTTATACGCCCTTTTGGTGGCTATTAGATGCGCTATTTGTGGTGATTGGTCTACGCGGGGGCTATGAGATAGTAAGGCTGCTACGTCACGACAGCAAAATTAAATTTATTGCCAAACTAAAAAGACAGCAAGATAAAGAGGCACAAGAGAGCAATGCTGGAATAACTGTGATTCCTGTAACCAATGCCGCTATTCCTACGAAGCGTTTTAGAAGTATCAGCTTATTGGATATTGGATTTTTGATCGTATTTATTGGTTTAATCGCTAGTCTTATTCTGCTCAGCCGATTGACCATAATCCGTGAGCAGCCAGGCGTATTACTATTTGTATTATTCGCCAGTCAGTTTAATGATATCGCCCAGTACCTATGCGGACGCTGGATGGGTAATCGCTGGTTTAAACGTAAGCTTGCCCCCATTATCAGTCCTAATAAAACCATTGAAGGCGCATTATTAGGCAGCTTATTGTCGGCCAGTTTGGCGACAGTGTTAGGATTGTGGCTCACTCCGTTTTCAGCGCTAGTATGTTTCGGTATTGCTTACTTTTTGGCCGTTAGCGGTATCGCGGGTGATTTATTTGAGTCGGCCTTTAAGCGTCGCCACGGTATTAAAGACACTGGAACCATGCTGGCAGGACATGGCGGTATTTTAGACCGCGTGGATAGTTTATTACTTGGTGTGCCTGTTTTTACGGTGGTTTATTGGTTGCTGGGTTAA
- a CDS encoding SDR family NAD(P)-dependent oxidoreductase: protein MQTANIKVSSLSQSSNELSKPCVVIIGGTSGIGLALAKKHLALGWQIVVVGSSSEKIQRLNKEQPRISTLQCDITDDNERRQLFEQLEGYKFERLIYCAGWYLNERTSYLNQQDSAYMLAVNLQAFQAIFAWASEQLKINNRHNKTDLNGNDQNPSLVCLSSIAGTINYPYASLYAKCKRAMIVTASAYRLALKPFNINVNCIALGYVDTQTLRDLNHGDASHKPFIMTQAAAVEHIMKAIADNLELAVFPKSMRYLTRALDKTPKRVLNWVMHKRLDK, encoded by the coding sequence ATGCAGACTGCTAATATAAAAGTGTCATCACTTTCTCAGTCGTCAAATGAGCTATCTAAACCTTGCGTCGTCATTATTGGCGGTACCAGCGGCATAGGCCTAGCTTTAGCAAAAAAGCATCTCGCACTGGGCTGGCAAATCGTGGTGGTCGGTAGTAGTAGCGAAAAAATCCAGCGGCTTAATAAAGAGCAGCCGCGTATTTCAACGCTGCAATGTGATATTACTGATGATAACGAGCGAAGACAATTATTTGAGCAGTTAGAGGGGTATAAATTTGAGCGTTTAATATATTGTGCAGGTTGGTATCTAAACGAACGCACTTCTTATTTAAACCAGCAAGATAGTGCTTATATGCTAGCGGTTAATTTGCAAGCGTTTCAAGCAATATTTGCATGGGCAAGCGAGCAATTGAAAATCAATAATCGCCATAATAAGACAGACTTAAACGGCAACGATCAAAATCCATCATTAGTTTGTCTGTCCTCCATTGCCGGCACCATTAATTATCCATACGCCAGTCTTTATGCCAAATGCAAACGTGCGATGATAGTGACTGCTAGCGCCTATCGTTTAGCACTAAAACCCTTTAACATCAACGTCAATTGTATCGCCCTCGGATATGTCGACACCCAAACTCTACGTGATCTTAACCATGGTGATGCCAGTCATAAACCTTTTATCATGACACAAGCAGCAGCGGTAGAGCATATCATGAAGGCTATAGCAGATAACCTTGAGCTGGCAGTCTTTCCAAAATCAATGCGTTATCTTACGCGAGCTTTAGATAAAACTCCCAAACGTGTTCTTAATTGGGTAATGCACAAAAGACTAGATAAATAG
- a CDS encoding patatin-like phospholipase family protein, with product MNPIYHRVQLFSGGGSRFGYYLGSYAALCEQGLKPDLILATCGGSLSALLVDIAPKPSELKQLAQSRELYHVLQAIQAVSLVSSKSVKPNFFQNAIRRWYLSNRPKKLAQLQALEMHDELLAELQHLAMFEIRNEDQWLNELMDWKQKNESKNGQYREKEKTNAPDIAIIASRLIKEKQTDSQSVQLQEVLFAPSKVIHYANQASQQVAELNCPTYQYAPNRLLPDIFISNITDVGTEQAVRASMADMYYLTPIQVEKLGWCLGGVIDLTPVELASQLGSTVFAETKAGYDTKLAAPAIKRVFGFDPNSRLQAVHDFLINEQHSQHLLSANDAQSELQSPTIHWLPFADNSKRLIKMQIRKRLNLRQGNVELIHADYAGFMAQMQSQWDYGYQRTQQYLASL from the coding sequence ATGAATCCTATTTATCATCGCGTCCAGCTTTTCTCCGGTGGTGGCTCACGTTTTGGCTATTATTTAGGCAGTTATGCCGCTTTGTGTGAGCAAGGTCTGAAACCGGATTTGATTTTGGCAACCTGCGGTGGCAGCTTATCAGCGCTATTGGTAGATATAGCGCCCAAGCCTAGTGAGTTAAAACAGCTGGCACAGAGCCGTGAGCTTTATCACGTGCTACAAGCCATTCAAGCGGTATCCCTTGTATCATCAAAAAGTGTTAAGCCCAACTTTTTTCAAAACGCTATCAGGCGCTGGTATTTATCTAATCGTCCTAAAAAGCTAGCTCAGCTGCAAGCGTTAGAAATGCATGATGAGCTACTGGCAGAGTTACAACATCTAGCTATGTTTGAAATCCGTAATGAAGACCAGTGGTTAAACGAACTGATGGATTGGAAACAAAAAAATGAAAGTAAAAACGGTCAATACCGTGAGAAAGAAAAAACCAATGCGCCTGACATAGCCATTATTGCCAGTCGTCTAATAAAAGAGAAACAGACTGACTCTCAATCAGTGCAGCTACAAGAGGTTTTATTTGCGCCCTCAAAAGTTATTCATTATGCCAACCAAGCTTCCCAGCAAGTCGCAGAACTAAATTGCCCAACGTACCAATATGCACCCAATCGGCTACTGCCTGATATTTTCATAAGTAATATAACCGATGTAGGTACCGAGCAAGCTGTGCGAGCCTCGATGGCGGATATGTACTATCTAACGCCAATTCAGGTAGAAAAACTAGGTTGGTGTCTTGGCGGGGTCATTGATTTGACCCCTGTTGAGCTGGCGAGCCAACTGGGATCAACGGTATTTGCCGAAACCAAAGCAGGCTATGATACCAAGCTTGCGGCCCCTGCTATCAAGCGCGTATTCGGGTTTGATCCTAATAGTCGTTTGCAAGCGGTACATGATTTTTTAATTAACGAACAGCATTCGCAACACTTATTATCGGCTAATGATGCGCAATCAGAGCTGCAGTCACCGACTATTCATTGGCTACCTTTCGCTGATAATAGCAAGAGGCTTATCAAAATGCAGATCCGTAAGCGTCTTAATTTAAGACAAGGCAACGTTGAATTGATTCACGCCGATTACGCAGGTTTTATGGCGCAAATGCAGTCACAGTGGGATTATGGCTATCAGCGTACGCAGCAGTATTTAGCATCGTTATAA
- a CDS encoding alpha/beta fold hydrolase, with the protein MSLYQLKSQFQNQLRPISNELVKWGVTANQVTITAVLMSAGTAYIIATIDDRKHFDNKNERHSNKTTWLILPVTLFCRMALNAIDGMMAREHGQASKLGAVLNEVGDIVADTLLIASLHPHLPKASTDQINSSQSEHFNSNISLKLVNILSTTTELIAITSLITTHERANQGPLGKSDRALELGVIGTLATFGVPVSRFAQPLLLINQLLLLKTSFNRLAFMLKRYFEVLHPAPQLRENRSLTYTDTIKGISMAKTHNEEVKNNEVHDNNNNLKHSSSDFSSSKSFDVISKQSCFNAYDGTAIYYRYWLTQPLDKILEQSSATSASIQQKQVILLHRGHEHSGRLDELGKRYARAGYQVFAWDARGNGRSGGIKDHADSVTQLERDLNDFVQLVIAQTGIGIEDTVIVASSIGAVLAAAWVHDYAPTIRGMILGTPAISIRLYIPLAIPALKIARKFGLMSRVSSYVKAQVLTHDKEAQQAYNDDPLISSSISSDLLIDTHATGQRLLDDAGAITVPTFILCAGKDYVVDKQAEREFYEKLATPIKHWQLYPDSFHAIFHETNKADVISDCIDFADSLFVAPLQSVDLTQAHMNSASKDRVDRLAIKPFNPSFAVTRFAMQKFGHVSDAIATGLEHGFDSGSSLDKVYSNQPAGKNAFGKAVDKFYLSNIGWQGIRIRREHLLELGRMAVKKRQLKDVTGKSKSAIKLLDIASGNGYYAFDLLTEFAHLQAELRDYDTHNVTVMTEKAAQLELSDRVTVLEKDAFASHSYPSTTDKQPAKTTEQFDIAIASGVFELFSDNTLVSTAIKGIYDSLDDGGYFIYTNQPWHPEQEFISKTLNNHRGSSWVMRCRSQAEMDQLVTQAGFEKVDMRIDRFGIFTVSLAIKTSDVIASFNDEHLVNSVSTKD; encoded by the coding sequence ATGTCCCTGTACCAACTCAAATCCCAATTTCAAAATCAACTGCGGCCTATCAGCAATGAGTTGGTCAAATGGGGTGTCACTGCCAATCAGGTCACTATCACTGCGGTGTTGATGAGCGCAGGTACGGCTTATATCATCGCGACTATCGATGATCGCAAGCATTTTGATAATAAAAATGAACGCCATTCAAATAAAACTACTTGGCTCATATTACCCGTGACTCTATTCTGCCGTATGGCATTAAATGCCATCGATGGCATGATGGCGCGTGAGCATGGACAGGCATCAAAACTTGGCGCAGTGCTCAATGAAGTGGGCGATATCGTTGCTGATACGTTATTGATTGCCAGTTTACATCCTCATCTCCCTAAAGCATCTACGGATCAGATCAATAGCAGTCAATCAGAACACTTTAATTCAAATATCTCTCTCAAGCTTGTCAATATCCTAAGTACTACGACCGAGCTTATCGCTATAACCTCTTTGATTACTACTCATGAACGTGCCAACCAAGGGCCGCTAGGAAAAAGTGATAGAGCACTAGAGTTAGGTGTTATAGGTACATTGGCTACTTTTGGTGTTCCTGTAAGCCGCTTCGCTCAGCCTTTGTTATTGATCAATCAGTTATTGCTGCTAAAAACCAGCTTCAATCGCTTAGCTTTTATGCTCAAGCGTTATTTTGAAGTATTACATCCTGCCCCGCAATTACGAGAAAATCGCTCGCTGACTTATACCGATACTATAAAAGGAATTTCCATGGCTAAGACGCATAATGAAGAAGTTAAGAACAATGAGGTTCACGATAATAACAATAACTTAAAGCATTCGTCATCGGATTTTTCATCATCAAAGTCTTTTGATGTCATTAGCAAGCAAAGCTGTTTTAACGCTTATGACGGCACGGCGATTTATTATCGTTATTGGCTAACCCAGCCGCTAGATAAGATTTTAGAGCAGTCCAGCGCTACTAGTGCGTCTATTCAGCAAAAACAAGTCATCTTATTGCACCGCGGGCATGAGCATTCTGGCCGTCTAGATGAGCTGGGTAAGCGTTATGCTCGGGCAGGCTATCAGGTGTTTGCTTGGGACGCACGCGGTAATGGACGCTCAGGAGGCATAAAAGATCATGCCGATAGTGTGACCCAACTTGAGCGCGATTTAAATGACTTTGTGCAATTAGTGATCGCGCAAACAGGTATTGGTATCGAAGATACTGTCATTGTCGCCAGTAGCATTGGCGCGGTGCTAGCTGCAGCGTGGGTGCATGACTACGCCCCAACCATCCGCGGTATGATACTGGGCACGCCTGCTATAAGTATCCGTCTTTATATTCCGCTGGCGATTCCTGCGCTGAAAATCGCGCGTAAGTTTGGCCTGATGTCACGAGTCTCAAGTTACGTCAAAGCGCAAGTATTGACTCATGATAAGGAGGCGCAGCAAGCTTACAATGACGATCCGCTCATCTCTAGCTCCATATCAAGCGACTTATTAATTGACACTCACGCCACCGGACAGCGCTTGTTAGATGATGCAGGCGCAATAACCGTGCCGACTTTTATCCTGTGTGCAGGCAAAGATTACGTGGTAGATAAACAAGCTGAGCGTGAGTTTTATGAAAAGCTCGCTACGCCTATCAAGCACTGGCAGCTATATCCGGATAGCTTTCATGCCATATTCCACGAGACCAATAAAGCCGATGTCATCAGCGATTGTATCGACTTTGCCGATAGTTTATTTGTAGCGCCTCTCCAAAGCGTAGACTTAACACAGGCTCATATGAATAGCGCCAGTAAGGATAGGGTAGATCGCCTGGCGATCAAACCCTTTAACCCCAGCTTTGCCGTAACCCGCTTTGCCATGCAAAAATTCGGTCACGTCAGTGATGCTATTGCTACAGGACTTGAGCATGGTTTTGATTCGGGTAGCTCGCTTGATAAGGTATATAGCAATCAGCCAGCAGGTAAAAACGCCTTTGGCAAAGCAGTAGATAAGTTTTATCTGAGCAATATCGGCTGGCAAGGCATCCGTATCCGCCGCGAGCATTTGCTTGAGCTTGGCCGTATGGCTGTTAAAAAACGTCAGCTTAAAGATGTTACTGGCAAAAGCAAGTCAGCAATCAAGCTACTCGACATCGCTAGTGGTAATGGTTATTATGCGTTTGATTTATTGACTGAGTTTGCTCATCTGCAAGCCGAACTGCGCGATTATGATACGCATAATGTTACGGTAATGACTGAGAAAGCTGCGCAGCTTGAGCTTAGCGATAGAGTCACCGTATTAGAAAAAGATGCTTTTGCTAGCCATAGTTATCCTAGTACGACTGATAAACAGCCTGCAAAAACCACTGAGCAATTTGATATTGCTATCGCTTCGGGAGTCTTTGAGCTGTTTTCAGACAATACGCTCGTAAGTACCGCTATCAAAGGTATTTATGACAGTTTAGACGACGGTGGCTATTTTATTTACACCAATCAGCCTTGGCATCCAGAGCAAGAGTTTATCAGTAAAACCTTAAACAATCATCGCGGTAGCAGCTGGGTCATGCGCTGCCGCTCGCAAGCCGAGATGGATCAATTGGTGACGCAGGCAGGCTTTGAAAAGGTAGATATGCGTATCGATCGCTTTGGTATATTTACGGTTTCATTAGCTATAAAAACAAGCGATGTTATAGCGTCCTTTAACGATGAACACTTAGTCAACTCTGTCAGCACAAAAGATTGA
- a CDS encoding phosphatase domain-containing protein: MTQNIKKNLDDVQKTPADNGINLTDTLEPYYRPDEQTIVCGALDKAKVAALAKAGVELVINLQADEELEFDEAEAVKQAGMAYEHLPIDGAEDLKQLKILAFDNILRQHPGKKTVMHCGSGNRAGAAVALRAGWLRGRKMDTAMERGRNHGLTSLEEEVYNRLLVPR, translated from the coding sequence ATGACTCAAAACATTAAAAAAAACTTAGATGACGTACAGAAAACCCCCGCAGATAATGGCATTAATCTAACTGATACTTTAGAGCCTTATTATCGTCCTGATGAACAAACTATTGTTTGCGGTGCGCTTGATAAGGCTAAGGTAGCTGCTTTAGCAAAAGCGGGCGTTGAGCTGGTGATTAACTTACAAGCGGATGAAGAGCTAGAGTTTGATGAAGCAGAAGCCGTAAAGCAAGCAGGTATGGCTTATGAGCATCTGCCCATAGATGGCGCAGAGGATCTAAAGCAGCTCAAAATACTGGCATTTGATAATATATTGCGCCAACATCCTGGCAAAAAAACAGTGATGCACTGTGGGTCGGGTAATCGCGCTGGCGCTGCAGTAGCGCTGCGGGCAGGCTGGTTACGTGGACGTAAAATGGATACTGCTATGGAGCGCGGACGTAATCATGGGCTCACCAGTTTAGAAGAAGAAGTATATAATCGTTTATTAGTACCGCGTTGA